Proteins encoded by one window of Tissierellales bacterium:
- a CDS encoding response regulator transcription factor codes for MYKILVVEDDKKIVNLIKDKLERYGYKVAIVEDYSNIKGEFIKEKPQLVLLDINLPNYDGFFWCREIRSISKVPIIFISARFSDMDQIMAIENGGDDYIVKPFSFELLLAKIKSVLRRTYGEYAENEFKDIYEVDGVYLYKTQNIVEWKDKKIELSKNEFALLYILISNLNIIVSRETLLEELWDDIDFVDDNTLSVNIARLRKRLEDIGIHNTIQTKRGQGYSMVKTWR; via the coding sequence GTGTATAAAATATTAGTTGTGGAAGATGATAAAAAAATTGTAAATCTTATAAAAGATAAATTAGAAAGGTATGGTTATAAAGTAGCCATAGTAGAAGATTATTCTAATATTAAAGGTGAATTTATAAAAGAAAAACCACAATTAGTTCTTCTAGATATTAATTTACCTAATTATGATGGGTTTTTCTGGTGTAGAGAAATAAGGAGTATATCTAAGGTTCCTATTATATTTATATCCGCTAGATTTTCAGACATGGATCAAATAATGGCTATAGAAAATGGTGGAGATGACTATATTGTTAAACCTTTCTCTTTTGAGCTTTTGCTAGCTAAAATCAAAAGTGTTTTAAGAAGGACTTATGGAGAATATGCAGAAAATGAATTTAAAGATATATATGAAGTAGATGGAGTTTATTTATATAAAACTCAGAATATAGTTGAGTGGAAAGATAAGAAAATTGAGCTAAGTAAAAACGAGTTTGCATTATTGTACATTCTTATTTCTAATTTAAATATAATAGTTTCTAGAGAGACTCTTTTAGAGGAACTTTGGGATGATATAGATTTTGTTGATGACAATACTTTATCTGTAAATATTGCTCGTCTTAGAAAAAGATTAGAAGACATAGGAATACATAATACTATTCAAACCAAAAGAGGACAAGGTTATTCTATGGTTAAGACTTGGCGGTGA
- a CDS encoding sensor histidine kinase codes for MKFKDYIKDRALYILFYIISTILVIIIMMLDLIIRQEKLQWSNIIYAFILSFVFLIILITIDYMKKRKFYEFINYSLKDNENLEYIFSLPDNTSKEHKAFKELLINNYMIYENKLDKYRKTHKTQLEFNNRWVHQMKTPISVIKLILENEKDRNTDEASKKSYESIEEEIEKLSNGLEMALYTLRVNDFEQDFKIEEINLLEVVRNVINENKNAFIVNGIYPKIVSQEKLIVKSDKKWIKFIINQIISNSIKYSKVKDFQDKSVTIEFSKEVDKTILSIEDKGVGIPEQDIKRIFNPFFTGENGRKYLESTGMGLYLSKDICNRLGHGIEVESTEGVGTKTKITFYHGKSIYSL; via the coding sequence GTGAAATTTAAAGATTATATAAAGGATAGAGCATTATATATTCTATTTTATATTATAAGTACTATTTTGGTTATAATTATAATGATGTTAGATTTAATTATTAGACAGGAAAAGCTTCAATGGTCTAATATAATTTATGCTTTTATATTATCCTTTGTATTTTTAATAATTTTAATAACTATAGATTATATGAAAAAGCGAAAATTTTATGAATTTATTAATTATAGTCTAAAAGACAATGAAAATCTAGAATATATATTTAGTCTTCCAGATAATACAAGCAAGGAACATAAAGCTTTTAAAGAACTTTTAATTAATAATTATATGATCTACGAAAATAAGTTAGATAAATATAGAAAAACTCATAAAACTCAATTAGAATTTAATAATAGATGGGTTCATCAAATGAAAACTCCTATTTCTGTAATTAAACTTATACTAGAAAATGAAAAAGATAGAAATACTGATGAAGCTTCAAAAAAAAGCTATGAAAGTATAGAAGAAGAAATAGAAAAATTGTCCAATGGGCTAGAAATGGCTTTATATACTTTACGAGTAAATGATTTTGAGCAAGATTTTAAAATAGAGGAGATAAACCTATTAGAGGTTGTAAGAAATGTTATTAATGAAAATAAAAATGCTTTTATAGTAAATGGTATCTATCCTAAAATAGTCTCCCAAGAAAAACTAATAGTAAAAAGTGATAAGAAGTGGATAAAATTTATTATTAACCAAATTATATCTAATAGTATAAAATATTCAAAAGTAAAAGATTTTCAAGATAAATCTGTAACCATTGAATTCAGTAAAGAAGTAGATAAAACTATACTTTCTATAGAAGATAAAGGAGTAGGAATACCTGAACAGGATATAAAAAGAATATTTAACCCTTTTTTTACTGGTGAAAATGGAAGGAAATATTTAGAATCAACAGGTATGGGTCTTTACCTTTCCAAAGATATATGTAATCGGTTAGGCCATGGCATAGAAGTAGAATCTACTGAAGGAGTAGGGACTAAAACAAAAATAACCTTTTACCATGGCAAAAGCATTTATAGTTTATAA
- a CDS encoding ABC transporter ATP-binding protein, with protein sequence MTVLETKNLSKIYGGKGKGISVKALEDFNMGIKEGEFVAIMGPSGSGKTTLLNILATIDSPSSGEVLVNGKNPHKLKEDELAIFRRKYLGFIFQDFNLLDTLSVKENIILPLVLEEFKKNEIDRRVDDIASVLNIKDILNKRTYEISGGQQQRTACARALINEPSIILADEPTGNLDSKASYDLMSSLEKINKEKNATIAMVTHDAFAASFCNRMIMIKDGKYFTELVKKSNRQIFFKEILDALSLLGGGYNENI encoded by the coding sequence ATGACAGTATTGGAAACTAAAAATTTATCGAAAATATATGGTGGAAAAGGTAAAGGCATATCTGTTAAAGCCTTAGAAGATTTTAATATGGGAATAAAGGAAGGCGAATTTGTTGCAATTATGGGACCATCAGGAAGTGGTAAAACTACTTTATTAAATATATTAGCTACAATAGATTCGCCATCTTCTGGAGAGGTATTAGTAAATGGAAAAAATCCTCATAAATTAAAAGAAGATGAATTAGCTATATTTAGAAGAAAGTATTTAGGATTTATTTTCCAAGACTTTAATCTATTAGATACTTTATCAGTGAAGGAAAATATTATTCTTCCACTAGTATTAGAAGAATTTAAGAAAAATGAAATTGATAGAAGAGTTGATGATATAGCATCAGTATTAAATATAAAAGATATTTTAAATAAAAGGACTTATGAAATATCAGGAGGACAACAACAAAGAACAGCCTGTGCTAGAGCTTTAATAAATGAACCATCAATAATATTAGCAGATGAGCCTACAGGAAACTTAGATTCAAAAGCATCCTATGATTTAATGTCATCTTTAGAAAAAATAAATAAAGAAAAAAATGCGACTATAGCAATGGTAACTCATGACGCTTTTGCAGCTAGTTTTTGTAATAGAATGATAATGATAAAGGATGGTAAATATTTTACTGAGCTAGTAAAGAAATCTAATAGACAAATATTTTTCAAGGAAATATTAGATGCTTTATCCCTTCTTGGTGGTGGATATAATGAAAATATCTAA